The following are encoded in a window of Phycisphaerae bacterium genomic DNA:
- a CDS encoding response regulator yields the protein MVRSFAVGPRRIKGVTMIWVVTNHPGTRQSLMPLIAAKGYPVEEFDCGDEVLRRVRFQTVALIIIDCGIMGSFDMLKAIRGEPQSRTIPVVMFSIDDQNLKDKALLAGADAYVPKGSLDWAELLVEVVRFAGPPTGPGSN from the coding sequence ATGGTGCGTTCATTCGCGGTTGGGCCGCGGCGAATCAAGGGAGTCACCATGATCTGGGTAGTCACCAATCATCCCGGCACCCGGCAGTCGCTGATGCCGCTGATTGCCGCCAAGGGATATCCCGTTGAGGAATTCGACTGCGGAGACGAGGTGCTCCGGCGGGTCCGCTTTCAAACCGTCGCACTCATCATCATCGACTGCGGCATCATGGGCAGCTTCGACATGTTGAAGGCGATCCGTGGCGAACCCCAATCGCGGACCATCCCCGTCGTCATGTTCAGCATCGATGATCAGAATCTCAAAGATAAGGCCCTCCTCGCCGGAGCGGACGCCTACGTCCCCAAGGGCTCGCTGGACTGGGCCGAACTGCTGGTCGAAGTCGTTCGCTTCGCCGGTCCACCGACCGGCCCAGGCAGCAATTGA